In Galactobacillus timonensis, the genomic window CGGTTCGCTGTTTGCGGCCTTCTCCGGCATCGGAGCAACGGCCTACGGTGTCACCGGCATTCCGGGCTATCTCACCATCAATCGGCCGCTGGTTTACACGATTCTGCTTGCCATCTCCGGCGGTGTCGGATTTGTTCTGACCAACATTCTCTACAAGGAGGATCCGGAAAAGGAAGATCCGGAAGGCAAGGAACTCGATTCGCTGGATGAACAGTCAGCGGCAGCTTCTTCGATTCCGGATGCGACCGTGATCACGACGGAAAAGGGAACGGTTACGGCTCCGGTTGCAGGTACAGTCGTTGCAGCTTCCAAGATCCCGGATCCGATGTTTGCACAGGAAACCATGGGACCAAGCATCGGCATTGAACCGACGGACGGTGTTGTCTATGCGCCGTTTGACGGCACGGTACTGATGGTGTTCCCGACGAATCACGCGGTTGGCTTACGCTCTGACAGTGGTATGGAAGTTCTGATCCATGTCGGTGTTGATACTGTAAACATGAACGGTGACGGCTTTGAAAGCTTCGTAAAGCAGGACGATGCCGTCAAGAAGGGACAGAAGCTTCTGACCTTCGATCGCAAGAAGATCAAAGAGGCAGGCCATCCGGATACGGTCATCGTTGCGCTGACCAACGGTGCTGAATTCCAGAACATCACGAAGGCAGCCTGATTCTTCCTGACAGGGAAAGAAAGATAGCAAAGAACAAAACATTCTGCACATCCGCAAAAAAAGCGGTGTGAAGAATGTTTTTTTGTGTAACTGCGTCTGCATGTATGATTTCCTGCATGATCCATGTCCTCGTCCTCTGCGTTGATGGCTATATTCCTGTATGTTTACTCAATTGGCTTAATTATCCGCGAATTTACTAAATTGTGTAGGCAAACCGGCTTCTTGTGAAATATAATAACTGAAGTCACAAAAGTAAGCGCTTCCATTTTATTCGATACCGGTAATTGTTTGAGCAGCATATGAAACTGTGTTCACTTCCGGTATAATTATCAATCAGATAGATATTCATTTCACAACCATTGAAGGAGATCATTGGAGAACAGTTATGGAGAAATTGAATCAGGCATCATTGGCGAAGATTCAGACAATTGTTGCGGCGCACAAGGATGAGCCGGGCCCTGTCATCGTCATGCTGCACGAGGTGCAGGATACCTTCGGGTACATTCCCTTTGAAGCGATGAAGGAGATCGCCGAAGCTACGGGAACAAGTGTAGCTGAAGTCTATGGCGTTGTCTGCTTCTATGCCCAGTTTACGACGCAGCCGAAAGGCCGTCACGTCATCAATGTGTGCCTCGGAACTGCCTGCTATGTAAAAGGATCACAGGCTTTGATCGATGAAGCCATCAAAATGACCGGTGCCACGATCAACGGGACAAGCGAAGACGGCATGTTCTCACTGGATGCGACGCGCTGCCTTGGAGCCTGCGGACTTGCGCCGGTGTGTGTTATTGACGGTGCCGTTCACGGCAACTGCACCATTGCTGTTCTTGATAATGAAATCAACCGTATCCGTGCCCAGGAGGGTATGCTGGCATGAAGCTCGCCGAGGTCAGGAAACTGACGGGGGCTTCACCGCTTTCACCGCCTGCCAATGATGACAACTGTGAAGTTCACTCGGCATTTGCTTCGGATCTGATGAGCGATGCGCTGCGGATGATCGGCGACCAGTCGGAAGAGACAATGCTGGTCACGGGTCTATGCAATCCGCAGATACTCAAGACCGCTGAAATGCTTGATGTGCACGTCATTCTCCTGGTGCGTGGCAAGCAGCCGCAGGCAGATCTTGAAGCTCTTCTGAAGACGACGGATATTGCTGTACTTGGAACGGATCTTACGATGTATGAAGCCTGCGGACGGCTGTATGAAGGCGGATTGAAGGGATTGCAATGATTGTTCTGCATCAGACATGGAGTGTGGAGCGCGACGACTACGCGCATGCCGGTGATGCAAGCATGGCAATCAAGAGTGTTCTGAGCCAGGTTGGAATTCCTGCTCCGCTATTGCGAAGGATCGGAATCTGCTGCTACGAAGCCGAGATCAATATGATCATCCATGCCTATGGCGGCGTCATCACTCTTGATGTGGATGATCAGGGTCATCTGCAGCTGGTGTTCCGTGATCCGGGCCCGGGCATTGCCGACATTTCCCTGGCCATGACGCCCGGCTGGTCGACTGCCTCTGAAAAAGCAAGAGAAAT contains:
- a CDS encoding complex I 24 kDa subunit family protein, coding for MEKLNQASLAKIQTIVAAHKDEPGPVIVMLHEVQDTFGYIPFEAMKEIAEATGTSVAEVYGVVCFYAQFTTQPKGRHVINVCLGTACYVKGSQALIDEAIKMTGATINGTSEDGMFSLDATRCLGACGLAPVCVIDGAVHGNCTIAVLDNEINRIRAQEGMLA
- a CDS encoding ATP-binding protein, which codes for MIVLHQTWSVERDDYAHAGDASMAIKSVLSQVGIPAPLLRRIGICCYEAEINMIIHAYGGVITLDVDDQGHLQLVFRDPGPGIADISLAMTPGWSTASEKAREMGFGAGMGLVNIKDQADTFDLQSSPAGTILTIGFQVNG